The Streptomyces sp. NBC_01275 genome has a segment encoding these proteins:
- a CDS encoding MFS transporter — protein sequence MAAGYLEILRARHAARLLTGTLVGRLPNATAAIAIVLFVRAEGGTYSLAGVLAAVYGIANAVGQPLLGRLVDLRGQPRVQLPAALASALAMAVFAFAGTDPLALAYAAVAAAGLFTPPLEGGLRALWPSVLRREDQVHTAYAMDAVAQEVMFTVGPLLVTLCTSLWSARAALLVLNAVGVLGALSVVVSAPSRAWRSDPREAHWLGALRSPGLLAMLGSFLFVGIAMGSITVASVPYADEHGGDAVYGWLMAALGLGALLGGVVYGARRWAGAPERRLRVLVAFLAVCYLPLTAMPGAVAMVGLAALAGVFLAPVLACAFVLVDRHAPRGTVTEAFSWLVTTFTVGASVGTGVAGPVVEAGGALWGFAVPGAAGAVALLVLLATGRVLAVPAGSGVVAASSENDPNRAAEPRFSSGDRA from the coding sequence TTGGCCGCGGGATACCTGGAGATCCTCAGGGCGAGGCATGCCGCCCGGCTGCTGACGGGCACCCTGGTCGGCCGGCTGCCGAACGCGACGGCCGCGATCGCCATCGTGCTGTTCGTGCGGGCCGAGGGCGGCACGTACAGCCTCGCGGGGGTGCTGGCGGCGGTGTACGGCATCGCCAACGCCGTCGGGCAGCCCCTGCTGGGGCGGCTGGTCGATCTGCGCGGGCAGCCGCGGGTCCAGCTGCCCGCCGCGCTGGCCTCGGCGCTCGCCATGGCGGTGTTCGCCTTCGCGGGCACGGATCCGCTTGCGCTGGCGTACGCCGCGGTGGCGGCCGCCGGACTGTTCACCCCGCCGCTGGAGGGCGGTCTGCGGGCCCTGTGGCCGTCGGTGCTGCGCCGCGAGGACCAGGTCCACACGGCGTACGCCATGGACGCCGTCGCGCAGGAGGTGATGTTCACGGTCGGCCCGCTGCTGGTGACCCTGTGCACGTCGCTGTGGTCGGCGCGGGCTGCGCTGCTGGTGCTGAACGCCGTGGGGGTGCTGGGGGCGCTGTCCGTGGTGGTGTCGGCCCCTTCGCGCGCGTGGCGGTCGGATCCGCGCGAGGCGCACTGGCTGGGCGCGCTGCGTTCGCCGGGGCTGCTCGCGATGCTGGGCTCGTTCCTGTTCGTCGGCATCGCGATGGGGTCGATCACGGTGGCCTCCGTGCCGTACGCGGACGAGCACGGCGGTGACGCGGTGTACGGCTGGCTCATGGCCGCGCTGGGGCTGGGGGCGCTGCTGGGCGGTGTGGTGTACGGGGCGCGGCGGTGGGCGGGTGCTCCGGAGCGGCGACTGCGGGTCCTGGTGGCGTTTTTGGCGGTGTGTTATCTGCCGTTGACGGCGATGCCGGGCGCGGTGGCGATGGTGGGGCTTGCGGCGCTGGCGGGGGTGTTCCTGGCGCCGGTGCTGGCCTGTGCGTTCGTGCTGGTGGACCGGCATGCGCCGCGGGGGACGGTGACGGAGGCGTTCTCGTGGCTGGTGACGACGTTCACGGTGGGGGCGTCGGTCGGGACGGGTGTGGCGGGGCCGGTCGTCGAGGCGGGCGGGGCGCTGTGGGGGTTCGCGGTGCCGGGTGCGGCGGGGGCCGTGGCGCTCTTGGTTTTGCTGGCCACGGGGCGGGTACTTGCAGTTCCCGCTGGGAGTGGGGTGGTTGCGGCTTCATCGGAAAATGATCCAAACCGTGCTGCCGAACCCCGTTTCAGTTCAGGGGATCGGGCGTAA
- a CDS encoding YafY family protein, which yields MAIAKAERLMNLALCLLGTRRPLSKRELRESIEAYLEAGSDDSFNRMFERDKDDLRELGLVIETVENLDGEVGYLARRDSNRLPPITLDAEEAAALGLAAKVWQQARLAGAASGALQKLRAAGLPEDVDPYEAHGALEPRIPVHEAAFEPLMLACRDRRPVVFDYRKATAARPEPRHVEPWALECWRGHWYLAGFDRDRGAERVFRLSRITGKVRSRGARFAADVPDVVTVRETVASWAGETADRSALIRLRKGAGYPLRAKATAERELGDGWDELEIPYGHGLDAWLVEFGPDVVVLDPAELRADVLDRLRAVAKG from the coding sequence ATGGCCATTGCCAAGGCCGAGCGGCTGATGAACCTCGCGCTGTGCCTGCTCGGGACGCGCAGGCCATTGAGCAAGCGAGAGCTGCGCGAGTCCATTGAGGCCTACCTCGAGGCGGGCTCCGACGACTCCTTCAACAGGATGTTCGAGCGGGACAAGGACGATCTGCGCGAGCTCGGTCTGGTGATCGAGACCGTGGAGAACCTCGACGGCGAGGTCGGGTATCTGGCCCGCCGGGACAGCAACCGGCTGCCGCCCATCACGCTGGACGCCGAGGAGGCCGCCGCCCTGGGCCTGGCGGCCAAGGTGTGGCAGCAGGCCCGGCTGGCCGGCGCCGCCAGCGGCGCCCTGCAGAAGCTGCGCGCCGCGGGTCTCCCGGAGGACGTCGACCCGTACGAGGCGCACGGCGCCCTCGAGCCCCGTATCCCGGTGCACGAGGCGGCGTTCGAGCCGCTGATGCTGGCCTGCCGCGACCGCCGCCCCGTCGTCTTCGACTACCGCAAGGCCACCGCGGCCCGCCCCGAGCCCCGGCATGTCGAGCCGTGGGCGCTGGAGTGCTGGCGCGGGCACTGGTATCTGGCCGGGTTCGACCGCGACCGGGGCGCCGAGCGCGTGTTCCGGCTGTCGCGGATCACCGGCAAGGTCCGCTCCCGCGGCGCCCGCTTCGCCGCGGACGTCCCCGACGTGGTGACCGTGCGCGAGACCGTGGCGAGCTGGGCGGGGGAGACCGCCGACCGCAGCGCGCTGATCCGGCTGCGCAAGGGCGCCGGTTACCCCTTGCGGGCGAAGGCGACGGCGGAGCGGGAACTCGGCGACGGCTGGGACGAGTTGGAGATTCCGTACGGGCACGGGCTGGACGCCTGGCTGGTGGAGTTCGGGCCGGACGTGGTGGTCCTGGACCCCGCCGAGCTGCGGGCCGACGTGCTGGACCGGCTGCGCGCCGTGGCCAAGGGCTGA
- the prcA gene encoding proteasome subunit alpha, with translation MSTPFYVSPQQAMADRAEYARKGIARGRSLVVLQYADGIVFVGENPSRALHKFSEIYDRIGFAAAGKYNEYENLRIGGVRYADLRGYTYDRDDVTARGLANVYAQTLGTIFSSAGEKPYEVELVVAEVGETPDGDQIYRLPHDGSIVDEHGSVAVGGNAEQIGSYLDQRHQDGMSLAEALKLAVQALSRDTNGTQREIPAERLEVAVLDRTRPQQRKFKRIVGRQLGRLLEVDGASTEAESSDEE, from the coding sequence GTGTCGACGCCGTTCTATGTCTCACCCCAGCAGGCGATGGCGGATCGCGCGGAGTACGCGCGTAAGGGCATCGCTCGTGGCCGCAGCCTGGTCGTGCTGCAGTATGCCGACGGCATTGTGTTCGTCGGCGAGAACCCGTCCCGTGCGCTGCACAAGTTCAGCGAGATCTACGACCGGATCGGCTTCGCGGCCGCCGGTAAGTACAACGAGTACGAGAATCTGCGGATCGGTGGTGTCCGGTACGCCGATCTGCGTGGTTACACCTATGACCGGGACGATGTGACCGCGCGTGGTCTGGCCAACGTCTATGCGCAGACGCTGGGCACGATCTTCTCCTCGGCGGGTGAGAAGCCGTATGAGGTGGAGCTGGTCGTGGCCGAGGTCGGTGAGACGCCGGACGGGGATCAGATCTATCGGTTGCCGCATGACGGGTCGATCGTGGACGAGCACGGTTCGGTGGCGGTGGGCGGTAATGCGGAGCAGATCGGCAGTTATCTGGATCAGCGTCATCAGGACGGTATGAGTCTTGCGGAGGCGCTGAAGCTGGCGGTGCAGGCGCTGTCCCGTGACACCAACGGCACGCAGCGGGAGATTCCGGCGGAGCGGCTGGAGGTGGCGGTGCTGGATCGTACGCGGCCGCAGCAGCGGAAGTTCAAGCGGATCGTGGGTCGTCAGCTGGGTCGGTTGCTGGAGGTCGACGGTGCGTCCACGGAGGCGGAGAGCTCTGACGAGGAGTAG
- a CDS encoding LacI family DNA-binding transcriptional regulator — protein MARASTRPTSRDVAQAAGVSQAAVSLVLGDKWRGRVSETTAQRVRQAAHDLGYRPNLAARNLRLGHTRTVLLVVPALTTEFFAGVYTGAARVAAEHGFGVVLYPSPEGVGPARDPFASAQAALDGVLASSMAADALTAIRGDQLPLVMLDSDPSGSLGAATVNLDIADGVRQIADHLLDLGHRRFLHLAADVPSWTFDVRARELAARIAATPGTTLRTAPAPISIDGALAAASAALSTPGPHPTALVCDDDKLAAGAYKALRRLGLRVPDDVSVTGLDDLALATALDPELTTVRLDAELFGERGMQALLAVLEGRTPDDGDIPVQLVVRGSTAPPNAS, from the coding sequence GTGGCACGAGCCAGCACGCGCCCGACGAGCCGTGACGTCGCCCAGGCCGCAGGAGTCTCCCAGGCCGCCGTCTCCCTGGTCCTGGGAGACAAATGGCGCGGCCGCGTCTCCGAGACCACCGCCCAACGCGTCCGCCAGGCCGCCCACGACCTCGGCTACCGACCCAACCTCGCCGCCCGCAACCTCCGCCTCGGCCACACCCGCACCGTCCTGCTGGTGGTCCCCGCCCTCACCACGGAATTCTTCGCCGGGGTGTACACGGGCGCCGCACGAGTAGCGGCCGAACACGGCTTCGGCGTCGTCCTCTACCCCTCCCCCGAAGGCGTCGGCCCCGCCCGCGACCCCTTCGCCTCCGCCCAGGCCGCCCTCGACGGCGTCCTCGCCTCCTCCATGGCCGCCGACGCCCTCACCGCCATCCGCGGCGACCAACTCCCCCTCGTCATGCTCGACAGCGACCCCTCCGGAAGCCTCGGCGCGGCCACCGTCAACCTCGACATCGCCGACGGCGTACGCCAGATCGCCGACCACCTCCTCGACCTCGGCCACCGCCGCTTCCTGCACCTCGCCGCAGACGTGCCCTCCTGGACCTTCGACGTACGCGCCCGTGAACTCGCCGCACGCATCGCCGCCACGCCCGGGACAACCCTGCGCACGGCACCCGCCCCGATCTCCATCGACGGCGCCCTGGCCGCCGCCTCAGCCGCGCTCAGCACCCCGGGCCCCCACCCCACCGCCCTCGTCTGCGACGACGACAAACTCGCCGCCGGCGCCTACAAAGCCCTACGCCGACTCGGCCTGCGCGTCCCCGACGACGTCTCCGTCACCGGCCTCGACGACCTCGCCCTCGCCACCGCCCTCGACCCCGAGCTCACCACCGTACGACTCGACGCCGAGCTCTTCGGCGAACGCGGCATGCAGGCCCTCCTGGCCGTCCTGGAAGGCCGCACACCGGACGACGGGGACATCCCCGTCCAACTCGTCGTACGAGGCTCCACAGCGCCACCGAACGCCTCCTGA
- the pafA gene encoding Pup--protein ligase codes for MDRRIFGLENEYGVTCTFRGQRRLSPDEVARYLFRRVVSWGRSSNVFLRNGARLYLDVGSHPEYATPECDNVTELVTHDKAGERILEGLLVDAERRLHEEGIAGDVYLFKNNTDSAGNSYGCHENYLVARHGEFSRLADILIPFLVTRQLLCGAGKVLQTPRGAVYCVSQRAEHIWEGVSSATTRSRPIINTRDEPHADAERYRRLHVIVGDSNMSETTMLLKVGATDLVLRMIEAGTVMRDLTLENPIRAIREVSHDITGRRKVRLASGREASALEVQREYYEKAVDFCERRGIRTGTVEQVLELWGRTLDAIEAEDLDRIGTEIDWVMKYQLIERYRAKHNMTMSHPRVAQIDLAYHDIHRRRGLYYLLERKGQAARICNDLKIFEGKSVPPQTTRARLRGDFIRRAQEQRRDFTVDWVHLKLNDQAQRTVLCKDPFRSVDDRVEKLIAGM; via the coding sequence ATGGACCGCCGCATTTTCGGGCTGGAGAACGAGTACGGCGTCACATGTACGTTCAGGGGACAGCGGCGCCTGTCTCCCGACGAGGTGGCGCGGTACCTCTTCCGCCGTGTCGTGTCATGGGGCCGAAGCAGCAATGTCTTTCTGCGGAACGGCGCCCGCCTCTATCTCGACGTGGGATCGCATCCGGAATACGCGACACCGGAATGTGACAATGTGACCGAACTGGTCACCCACGACAAGGCCGGCGAGCGCATTCTCGAGGGACTCCTGGTGGACGCGGAACGACGCCTGCACGAGGAAGGAATCGCGGGCGACGTCTACCTCTTCAAGAACAACACCGACTCGGCGGGCAACTCTTATGGTTGCCACGAGAACTACCTGGTGGCCCGGCACGGGGAGTTCTCCCGGCTCGCGGACATCCTGATCCCGTTCCTGGTGACCCGGCAGCTGCTGTGCGGCGCGGGCAAGGTGCTGCAGACGCCCCGTGGGGCGGTCTACTGCGTCAGCCAGCGGGCCGAGCACATCTGGGAGGGCGTCTCCTCGGCGACGACCCGCTCGCGGCCCATCATCAACACGCGTGACGAGCCGCACGCGGACGCGGAGCGTTACCGTCGGCTGCACGTCATCGTGGGCGACTCGAACATGTCCGAGACGACGATGCTGCTGAAGGTCGGCGCGACGGACCTGGTGCTGCGCATGATCGAGGCGGGCACGGTGATGCGTGATCTGACCCTGGAGAACCCGATCCGGGCGATCCGCGAGGTCAGCCATGACATCACGGGCCGGCGCAAGGTGCGGCTGGCCAGCGGTCGGGAGGCGTCCGCGCTGGAGGTGCAGCGCGAGTACTACGAGAAGGCCGTGGACTTCTGCGAGCGTCGTGGGATTCGCACGGGCACCGTCGAGCAGGTCCTGGAGCTGTGGGGCCGCACGCTGGACGCGATCGAGGCGGAGGACCTCGACCGGATCGGGACCGAGATCGACTGGGTGATGAAGTATCAGCTCATCGAGCGGTACCGGGCCAAGCACAACATGACCATGTCGCATCCGCGTGTGGCGCAGATAGACCTCGCTTATCACGACATTCACCGTCGTCGTGGTTTGTACTACCTGTTGGAGCGGAAGGGACAAGCCGCCCGGATCTGCAACGACTTGAAGATCTTCGAGGGCAAGTCGGTTCCGCCGCAGACCACTCGGGCGCGGTTGCGCGGCGACTTCATTCGGCGGGCTCAGGAGCAGCGCCGGGACTTCACGGTCGACTGGGTGCATCTGAAGCTGAACGACCAGGCGCAGCGCACCGTGTTGTGCAAGGACCCGTTCCGTTCGGTGGACGATCGGGTGGAGAAGCTGATCGCCGGTATGTGA
- a CDS encoding YafY family protein, whose translation MAGKPVRPTNAIDQTRRMLSLVTYLRERPGARIEDVARAFGITEDELVSDLDVLPMCGTSFRGGDLLDIDTDGERIWWHNPAALGAEAAEPLRLAADEATALLVAARAVSTLPGLREGDRQALLRATAKVEAAAGEAAGASARLSVTFESEGGVFADVDRAISERRRLWIRYYSPARDEVTEREIDPIRLVSVGHTYVEAWCRRSEARRTFRLDRVAEIRILDEPSAPPEIELRDLSEALVQPAAEDPEVVVEVGPGGRWVAEYYPHDSADELPDGGLRITLRTPEPASLRRLALRLGRDGRIVSPPDLADSARRAAREALAAYDGIEAQAEAVGPTAGRAASGGAPGRRAPGQDGVRRDGQDDVQGDGREQGL comes from the coding sequence GTGGCAGGCAAACCGGTCAGGCCGACGAACGCCATCGACCAGACCCGGCGGATGCTCTCCCTGGTGACGTATCTCAGGGAGCGTCCCGGGGCGCGGATCGAGGACGTGGCGCGCGCCTTCGGCATCACCGAGGACGAGCTGGTCTCGGACCTCGATGTGCTGCCCATGTGCGGCACCAGCTTCCGCGGCGGCGACCTCCTCGACATCGACACCGACGGCGAGCGCATCTGGTGGCACAACCCGGCCGCGCTGGGCGCGGAGGCCGCGGAGCCGCTGCGGCTGGCCGCCGACGAGGCGACGGCGCTGCTGGTGGCGGCCCGCGCGGTGTCCACGCTGCCGGGTCTGCGCGAGGGCGACCGGCAGGCGCTGCTGCGGGCGACGGCCAAGGTGGAGGCCGCGGCGGGCGAGGCGGCCGGGGCCAGTGCGCGGCTGTCGGTGACCTTCGAGTCCGAGGGCGGTGTCTTCGCGGACGTCGACCGGGCGATCTCCGAGCGCCGCCGGCTGTGGATCCGCTACTACTCGCCCGCCCGCGACGAGGTCACCGAGCGCGAGATCGACCCCATCCGGCTGGTCAGCGTCGGGCACACGTATGTGGAGGCCTGGTGCCGCCGCTCCGAGGCCCGGCGCACCTTCCGGCTGGACCGGGTCGCCGAGATCCGCATCCTCGACGAGCCGTCCGCGCCGCCCGAGATCGAGCTGCGGGATCTGTCGGAGGCGCTGGTGCAGCCGGCCGCCGAGGACCCGGAGGTCGTCGTCGAGGTCGGCCCCGGCGGCCGCTGGGTCGCCGAGTACTACCCGCACGACAGCGCCGATGAACTTCCCGACGGCGGACTGCGTATCACTCTGCGCACGCCCGAACCGGCCTCGCTGCGGCGCCTGGCCCTGCGGCTGGGCCGCGACGGCCGGATCGTCTCGCCGCCGGACCTCGCCGACAGCGCCCGCCGGGCCGCCCGCGAGGCGCTGGCGGCGTACGACGGGATCGAGGCCCAGGCGGAGGCTGTGGGGCCGACCGCCGGACGCGCGGCTTCCGGCGGGGCGCCCGGCCGGCGGGCGCCCGGGCAGGACGGCGTGCGGCGTGACGGGCAGGACGACGTACAGGGCGACGGGCGGGAGCAGGGGCTTTGA
- a CDS encoding FKBP-type peptidyl-prolyl cis-trans isomerase — protein MSIDKPEIDFPGGEPPADLEIKDIWEGDGEVAQAGHNVSVHYVGVAFSTGEEFDASWNRGTPFRFPLGGGRVIKGWDQGVQGMKVGGRRQLTIPAHLAYGNQSPTPAIKPGETLIFVVDLLGV, from the coding sequence GTGAGCATCGACAAGCCCGAGATCGACTTCCCGGGCGGCGAGCCCCCGGCGGACCTCGAGATCAAGGACATCTGGGAGGGCGACGGGGAGGTGGCCCAGGCGGGTCACAACGTCTCCGTGCACTACGTGGGTGTCGCCTTCAGCACCGGCGAGGAGTTCGACGCCAGCTGGAACCGTGGTACGCCGTTCCGCTTCCCGCTCGGCGGTGGCCGGGTCATCAAGGGCTGGGACCAGGGCGTGCAGGGCATGAAGGTCGGCGGCCGTCGCCAGCTGACCATCCCGGCCCACCTCGCCTACGGCAACCAGAGCCCGACCCCGGCGATCAAGCCCGGCGAGACGCTGATCTTCGTGGTGGACCTGCTCGGGGTCTGA
- a CDS encoding FKBP-type peptidyl-prolyl cis-trans isomerase, whose translation MRRRSLILAAVPVGLVTLSGCGDEKSDSSKASDSASSAASPSASATSAAPPPKIVDGPLPAITAGVKFDEKPTVAKGSGDPSSQLAVKTVIAGGGKVVAEGDYIQANYLGQIWDTAKVFDNSYDRKTPLVIQLAEGSIIDGWRYALTGKKTDSRVEFSVPPTWGYGKEGNSQAGIKGTDTLVFVVDVQATFDAKSSAEGTDVAQSDAKLPKVSTNTDGKAPKIEIPKVDPPSKLVANYVIEGDGDEVAADSSLLVQYEGVVWDTGKEFDSTYSRSALTSFSLSQVVKGWAQGLTGKKVGSRVVIVIPPSLGYGDSPPSGSGIEKDSTMVFTVDILAKM comes from the coding sequence GTGCGCCGACGCTCACTCATCCTTGCCGCCGTACCCGTAGGACTGGTCACGCTCTCCGGGTGCGGGGACGAGAAGTCCGACTCGAGCAAGGCGAGCGACAGTGCGTCGTCTGCGGCCTCGCCGTCAGCCTCGGCGACGTCGGCGGCGCCTCCGCCGAAGATCGTCGACGGTCCGTTGCCGGCCATCACCGCGGGTGTGAAGTTCGACGAGAAGCCGACGGTCGCCAAGGGCAGCGGGGATCCGTCGTCGCAGCTGGCGGTGAAGACGGTGATCGCGGGCGGTGGGAAGGTCGTGGCGGAGGGCGACTACATCCAGGCGAACTACCTGGGTCAGATCTGGGACACGGCGAAGGTCTTCGACAACTCCTACGACCGTAAGACGCCGCTGGTCATCCAGCTTGCCGAGGGCAGCATCATCGACGGCTGGCGGTATGCGCTGACGGGTAAGAAGACCGACAGCCGGGTGGAGTTCTCGGTGCCGCCGACCTGGGGTTACGGCAAGGAGGGGAACTCGCAGGCGGGTATCAAGGGCACCGACACGCTGGTGTTCGTGGTCGATGTGCAGGCGACGTTCGACGCCAAGAGCTCGGCCGAGGGCACGGACGTGGCGCAGTCGGACGCGAAGCTGCCGAAGGTGAGCACGAACACCGACGGCAAGGCGCCCAAGATCGAGATCCCCAAGGTCGACCCGCCGAGCAAGCTCGTGGCGAACTACGTCATCGAGGGCGACGGCGACGAGGTCGCGGCGGACAGCAGTCTGCTGGTGCAGTACGAGGGCGTGGTCTGGGACACCGGCAAGGAGTTCGACTCGACGTACAGCCGTAGCGCGCTGACGTCGTTCTCGTTGTCGCAGGTCGTCAAGGGGTGGGCGCAGGGGCTGACGGGGAAGAAGGTCGGCAGCCGGGTGGTCATCGTGATTCCTCCGTCGCTGGGGTACGGCGACAGCCCGCCGAGCGGCAGCGGCATCGAGAAGGACTCCACGATGGTGTTCACCGTGGACATCCTCGCGAAGATGTGA